In a single window of the Paramisgurnus dabryanus chromosome 23, PD_genome_1.1, whole genome shotgun sequence genome:
- the adck2 gene encoding uncharacterized aarF domain-containing protein kinase 2, whose translation MSAFCTKHLLQSIRCTVHRVSVSIRLPVRRHFFVRSAPLYKVPKVGLFCWTVGGIAFASAPEVVCQQRILERKSVARVQVHRLVFILRLGLRSLVLLLKFSPLLLLYPLTVISQHWASHWLDALLWVTETSGPTFIKLGQWASTRRDIFSQDFCDRFSRLHVRVKPHPWSHTKQCLQRAFGKGWRQMFVFDSKEPVGSGCVAQVYRAKARVGNVDDPAFQKLVEELNKNNLMEAWEIPGLGGTLSNFWETYKDDEETIDSRERDFADRPIIQRECSEEDEHLVPVAIKVLHPGIRRQVQIDLILMKAGSLFLNCLPGIKWLSLPEIVQEFEKLMTKQIDLRFEAQNIEKFQKNFRDLEYVKFPTPLRPFVTRTVLVETYEESEPISKYLSSEVPADVKQRIARMGVNLLLKMVFVDNFVHGDLHPGNILVQGDRGEEPRDRATLTDLWDTVVVSMRPNPPPLQLVLLDAGIIAQLSEEDKQNFRAVFTAVVLKQGERVAELILHHARANECQDVTRFKKEMAELVDHALSDTLSLGKIQVAELLSRVFGLLIHHKVKLESNFVSMVFAIMVLEGLGRSLDPNLDILEIAKPILLKNCTSL comes from the exons ATGTCTGCGTTCTGCacaaagcatcttttgcagagCATTAGGTGCACAGTCCACAGGGTATCTGTGTCGATTCGACTCCCAGTCAGAAGACATTTTTTTGTCAGAAGTGCTCCTCTATATAAAGTCCCCAAAGTGGGGCTTTTCTGTTGGACTGTAGGTGGCATTGCATTTGCCTCTGCCCCAGAAGTGGTGTGTCAGCAGAGGATTTTGGAGAGAAAGTCTGTGGCCCGAGTGCAGGTCCACAGATTGGTGTTTATTTTACGCCTGGGGCTCCGTTCCTTGGTGCTTCTTTTGAAGTTCAGCCCCCTTCTGCTTTTGTATCCCCTGACTGTGATTTCTCAGCACTGGGCGTCTCATTGGTTGGACGCCCTGCTTTGGGTCACAGAGACCTCTGGACCTACGTTCATAAAGCTGGGCCAGTGGGCCAGCACCAGACGGGATATCTTCTCGCAGGACTTCTGCGACCGGTTCTCCAGGCTTCATGTACGGGTGAAGCCTCATCCGTGGTCCCACACTAAGCAATGTCTGCAGAGGGCTTTTGGGAAAGGTTGGAGGCAGATGTTTGTATTTGATAGTAAGGAGCCTGTTGGATCGGGCTGTGTGGCACAGGTGTATCGGGCCAAGGCCAGGGTGGGAAATGTGGATGATCCAGCATTCCAGAAACTGGTAGAGGAACTGAATAAGAACAATCTCATGGAGGCTTGGGAGATTCCTGGTCTTGGAGGAACGTTGAGCAACTTTTGGGAAACGTACAAAGATGATGAAGAAACCATAGAcagcagagagagagattttgCAGATCGACCAATCATTCAGAGAGAATGTTCAGAAGAGGATGAGCATCTGGTACCTGTGGCAATTAAG GTTCTTCATCCTGGAATCAGAAGACAGGTGCAGATAGATTTGATTCTAATGAAAGCTGGAAGTTTATTCCTCAACTGTTTACCAGGCATCAAGTGGCTCAGTTTACCCGAGATCGTTCAAGAGTTTGAGAAGCTTATGACCAAACAG ATTGATCTTCGGTTTGAGGCCCAGAACATTGAAAAGTTTCAAAAGAACTTTAGAGATCTGGAATATGTGAAATTTCCGACACCGCTCCGGCCGTTTGTCACAAGGACCGTCTTGGTAGAAACATACGAG GAAAGTGAGCCCATCTCTAAGTACCTGAGCTCTGAAGTCCCAGCAGATGTAAAGCAGAGAATCGCTAGGATGGGTGTAAATCTGCTTCTGAAAATG GTGTTTGTAGATAACTTTGTCCATGGTGACCTCCATCCTGGGAACATCCTGGTCCAGGGGGACAGAGGAGAGGAACCGCGTGACAGGGCCACTCTGACTGATCTATGGGACACGGTGGTGGTCAGCATGAGGCCGAACCCTCCACCTCTTCAGCTGGTGCTGCTGGACGCTGGCATCATCGCGCAGCTCAGCGAAGAAGACAAGCAAAACTTTAGAGCTGTGTTCACTGCTGTTGTTCTCAAACAG GGTGAGCGGGTGGCAGAGTTAATTCTTCATCACGCTCGTGCCAATGAGTGCCAGGATGTGACACGCTTTAAGAAGGAGATGGCTGAATTAGTGGATCATGCGCTCAGCGATACTCTTTCTCTGGGAAAG ATTCAGGTAGCTGAGCTGCTGTCTCGGGTTTTTGGTTTACTGATCCATCACAAG GTGAAGTTGGAGAGTAATTTTGTATCTATGGTGTTTGCCATCATGGTCCTGGAAGGTTTGGGCAGATCACTGGACCCAAACCTGGACATCTTGGAGATCGCCAAACCCATTCTGCTGAAGAACTGCACGTCTCTCTGA